A stretch of DNA from Ctenopharyngodon idella isolate HZGC_01 chromosome 6, HZGC01, whole genome shotgun sequence:
TTTGGCTTGCTGTCCGAGGAGGGGGCTTAGAGCTCGGTATtttggcccaaacccagagCACTCCCCCCGTATTATATAGCAACCAGCTAAGAGTGAGGAGTCAGGTGGTGGAGAATGCTGAAAACTGTCAAGGAACATAAGTGAGACGAGGAACGTAGGCCTCCTCTCATGCTGACTAGATAGACGTGTTGATTGGATAGATCATTTAAACAtgttcctcccaaactttgttaatgaaaccatttattatcattaattacAACCAAAGATAAATTAGGATAAAacataaatgattaattatcCTCTGGAGTCTTTCATTCACATGTCATGTGGCAGATGCAATGACTTAAAGGGGCGGTCACTACACTTTTCGTTCCATTGATTTGCATTCAAATGCATGCGAATGTGGGAGACTGGAAGTGCATGCTCAAGTGAAgaaaggtgtgttcgacttgaagcggtGCTGCGCAGAccaatcggtgtatgacatcaaagtaccgcaagaaCGATTTGAAAGCATACGCCGCAGTCTGCTCTCTAATCATtctcgtggtactttgatgtcatacactgatCGGTCTGCATAGCGCTGCTTCAAGTCGAACGCACCTTAAGTTTTGAATTTCGCTGCATTACAAAGTTCAAGTCTGGTGAGCTCTAACCTGTGAATTCGTATCACATGAAGATGTGTGACCAATAGAAGATTGATATGCGTAACAGCGTAACATTttagctgaattaaaagaatgcAGACTTTTTGCAGtagattgtatatttttacattttggatttattattattcattacatGTTGAATTTGACATGACGTCACATCATGACCATTGCAGTGTCCATAGAAATTTTGTGCGCTAATAGTCTATTTTGACTACAGCTTAAGCATCCACACACGATCGCTTGACGGTAgtgccgtgtgtgtgtgtgtgtgtgtgtgtgtgtgtgtgtgagtgaaaatcaatagtattattaaaatatttgtaaggTTACTAATTTGTATGGTTATTCACTAGATCTGATTATGGCAATAATTGTGCAGAAAGAAGACAGTAAAATGTCTATGATGATGATGGTATAGTGCTTGTTGTGGCGATGTTCAGAGTGCAATATTTACTGATTTATCTTTATGAATTGTTGTCATattttgcaatgcaatgcaaagacTCTGAAACACTACCACAAACTAGACAATAAaaggaaaattaataaaatatataatgaatggAGAAGCTTCAGACAAACTGCACTGTATTtgtcaattaattaaaatattctttGTGTAACTTTGCATTGCAAATATTCCACTGTCATGAAAGTAACAGCAAATGTTTGAATAGGCAAATTTACAGTGATGCAATGACCAGCATACTTAATATTCATAATCTCTGCCCTTTCCACAAGCCATAAATAACACATGAGCACATAAAGTATAACTGTACTGATTAAAACTCATGTGAGCTTCAGACTGCCCACAATCCAGAACCGGTTCTTCTACTACAAGGTAAGGCTATCTACAAGACTTCTTTAAAAGGAATAGGCTAAGCCTAGAATAGGACACTTTTTAAACACTTTCTCCTCTTTCTGATCCAGATACTTCCTCATTAAGAACCGGAAAATGAACTCAACCATCTGGATTGTGGATAGTTATGAAGAAGCTCTTGCTAAAAACATTGTGATTGTTTGCCTTGCTCTTATCATTAATGTCATTAACGCAATGTTAGTAGTGACTTTCTTCTCCAATCCAATGTTTTCAAGAGACTCCagatacattttatacattcaCCTGGTAATCAATGACATGCTCATGATATTTGTATCAGTGACTTTATATGTGTTGTCCTATGCAACACCACTTGTAAATGCTTCAATGTGTTGCATATTGGTGGTTCTGGGTGCAACCACCTTTATGATCACTCCTTTGAATCTAGCTGGTATGGCCATCGAACGGTTTATTGCGATCTGTAAACCACTGCATCACTCTCAGATTTGCACTCCACAAAGAACCTTCATCTTTTTATGCTTGCTATGGGTTTTAGGAGCTATGCCTTCTCTGTCAgatatcattattttattttcaattcagCCCATATCTTCCTTCAGGTCTCTTGTACTTTGCTATCCATTCAGTTTGTTCCCTTATAAAGCCCACAAGGATCGCACCACTGCTTCACAAGTCATCTATATGTCTTTGGTGTGGATAATTCTCATTTATACTTATTGCAgagtcctgttcactgccagaAAGGCAGTTTCAAAGGGTTCAGCAAATAAGGCTCGGAGTACTATACTGTTGCACGGTGTCCAGTTACTTCTTTGTATGCTTTCCTATGTCGCTCCTGTTTTGGATATGATTGTCACTCCTTTCTTTCCTTTTCACAGAACTAAGATCACTTTCTTTAATTATCTAATCACAAATATTATGCCTAGATTACTGAGTCCTTTGATTTATGGGGTCCGAGACCAGAAGTTTGTGAAACAAATCAAGGAATACTTTACTTGTAAACTTATTATTGTAAAGATTGTGCCatcaaaattttgatttttattacattttatttaaaaacaaaatgtatatttatttgcatttctgtttatgacatttatgacatttgttttatttgagatTTGAGAATCTTTACAGTGGCCTAAAAATGTTTAGATAAATGTTTAGTGAAAGTGTATGAAAGTGATTGAATaaggtaacaaaatatcaaacatgtggCAGACAAACAAATGGTGAATCAACTTTGCTCAGAACTAACTTCACTTTTCTGAGTCATTTTGTTCAATGTCTTTTAATCAGCTGGTGTTTTGGTAATTTTTAGTGGATGTACTGTATGAAATCAGTTCTTCTGAAGTTCACACAGTATATAGTTAATCACATTAACTATGGAAATGATCCATTAAGAAATCACAACTACAAATGTTGTCTTTATTTTGAACAgtatctattgttttatcaaTTAAAATGTCTGCATAGCCAAACgagttttaaaatgaacaatttgGGAAACTCCTTATTAATGTTGATGATAGTACTGTattatgattaatatttttaataaaatatatagcaGTGTCTATTCCGAGGGTGGTTTGTACCAATAAGACACTagcaaaaacattgttttttgatGCATCtatcaattttgagattttgggctttttggcttttcttaaagttttttttttttttttttttcagaccagtggaaagaaaacatccaaaatacacttttaagtgtATCTTTTATAGCACTGTATGTATTTACATCTGTAGATTTCACAGTATATATCTTTAAAggctgttttctcaaaatgattttttttctcctacaCTGAGCCAGAAATGTTCACTTCCGCAGCACTTACACCAAAGTTTTATTCCTAACTatattctgaatgtttttttacagagggggtttgttcatatataatttgcctgattttatacattttattcctaaaaaaaatggtgaaaatgtattgttttttttctggctgttgacagtattttatgatttatggagtgataaaaagagatatccaaaaccccctctgtaaaaacctttgacactaatatgtaaaaaaaaaaaaataaattaaacaagaattttgaacctgACTTCATCCAATGTTCAGTTTTTTGTTCCGTAAATTTATGCTAATtggtgcatatttaattagataatgcctcacttgcatatttaaacataacaattcagaaaacttgtaatacaaaaaaatgtttgcaattcttaatgtaatcaatcacctggggaagtatggtgatatctattagttttaccctattcacctggGGTGACTTGTCTTAAtcttaaatctagattaaatcGAGGTTTATAATAATTCTGTTGCACAAAACTTTAAACCTTATTTGGAATGATCACTCGCTCCTGACCACTAATCGGCAGGGATCGGAGTCTAACTTGCGGCTGCATCTGGCTGCATACGATTTCGTCATTAGTCTCAAGAAGTTTATCCAACTATCCAATCGAGTAGCTCATTGTGTGCAGGGATGTATGGAACACAGAGAGGGTCAGCAGTCTTCATTCCCACCTTGCCAGCCAGAGTATGTCAGCTCTCCAGAACCAGCATCTGAACCCATGCAAATCAATTCTGCTCGACTAACAACAATTGAGCGGCAAAGAGGGCTGACCCAGGGTCTCTGCTTATACTGTGGTGCTAAGGGACATATTATTTCTCCATGTCCCATTTGTCCTTGTCCCATGGGGAGTGTGGTTCACAGTCCCCATATCAACTCTACACCACTCACCACTATAGTCTGTCTTACTGCCTCTAATGTCCCTGTTTCAGTCAGTGCCCTCATTGACTCTGGTTCAGCCAGCAACTTCATATCTGGAGAGCTCTGCCATTATCTAAAGCTCAAGAAAACCTGCTATGAAACACAATACAAGGTTCACTCAATACCGGGTATGCCACTCAGGCATGTCCACGTGCACTACTGTGTCAGACCCTTAAAGCTAAAGTCGGTCGATTCCATCAACTTTCTGGTTCTGGAGAAGTCCACCGCTGACAGCATCCTAGGGTGTCCTTTTCTCATATAGCATCACCCAGTGCTATTCTGGACAATGGGAGAAGTCCTGAAGTGGGGCAATCATTGTTTTCCCGACTGCTTTCCTGACCTATCTCTCACCATGTCTCTAACAGTCAAGTACTTTAAATTCCACTTTCATCAAAAGCCCGGTTGAACAGCAGTCTGTTGACATCCCTGAGAGTTACTCCCCCTATAGAGACATATTCTGCCCCAAACGAGTCTCCTAGTTACCACCACACAGACCATGGGACTGCGCGATCGACCTCCTACCAGGTGAGCCAGTGTCCCATGACAAGAGATATCTACTTTCCGTCCCTGAACAGAAGGCCATGGAGAAGTACATCCAGGAGGCCCTCGATCATGGTTACATCCAACcctctacttcccctgctgcctCAAGCTTCTTTTTTTGTGGCTAAGAAAGAGGGTAGCTGGAGTCTTTGCTTCGACTACCAGTCCCTTAACAAGATCACCATAAAATTGAGGTCAAGCTGGACCTCAGGAGTGCTtataacctcatccggatacatGAGAGGGACAAGCGtttgtgacccctactggccacTATGAGTGCTGTGtgatgccgtatggcctggtcaacgctCCCTTCGCATTCCAGGATTTCACGCTGCAGGAGTACCTCCACTGGTTTGTGCTCGTTAGTGTGCTCCCGGACAATGGCCGGACCTCGCCAGCAGGTCTCGGAGGTCCTCCAACACTTGCGTGAATTCCACCTGTTCCTGAAGGAAGAAAAATGTCTCTTCCATTAATCTTCTGTCAAGTTCCTGGGTTATGAGATCAGCAAAAGAGGCATCAAGATGGATGAGGAGAAGGTATCTGCTATCATTGACTGGCCCATACCTACCACCATAAAAGAAGTTCAACGTTTCCTTGGTGTGTTTGGCACTGTCACCTCGCACTTTCACGAAATGCATGGATGCTGCACTGGCTCCACTGTGACTCCAGGGAATTCGCATGTTGAATTATATCGGTATTGATATTAGCTCATTCAGAGTATTTAGCGATTCAACATTGAGATGTTCTCACTCATATAAAAGAGCTGGGGTTGAGACTGAAtgccaagaagagtgtgctttctccagcaCAGAAAACCACCTTTCTGGGTGTAATATGGGACTCTGTGACGATGCAGGCACGTTTGTCTTTGGCACACATAGAGGTAATCTTACCAGCAGTAAAAGAATTGAAGCTAGGCCAGTAACGCACTGTCAAACAGTTTCAGTTTCAGcagttgggtctgatggcagcagcAGCCAATGTAATACCTTTAGGCCTGTTGTACATGAGACCcctgcagtggtggctcaagacCAGGGGGAATCTGTTCTGCACGATCAAAGTTACAAGCAGATGTCTTTGTACCTTGACGATGTGGAAGAAACCCTGGTTCTTGTCCCAAGGCCCAGTGTTGGGAGCTCCTTGTTGTCGCATGATGCATATGACGGATGCTTCTCTCATGGGTTTGCGGagtggtcctggagggccgcttGACTGAGGGTCTGTGGAAGTGCTATCATCTTTCATGTCATATAAATTTGCCTGGAGATCATGGCTGTTTTTCTGGCATATAAATTGCCTGGAGACGATTGCCGTGGGAACCAAGGGACCTGATCAGATTTCTTGCAGCACAGGGATTAAACATCCGAATGAAAGACGGTAGCGGTTGGTAACTCTGGTGTACTTTGGACAGAATCGGGCAGTCTGACAATAGCCCGGCATCCGGACATCATTTGATAACAGCGCATCTGCGCTTGAACTTGAAGTaaacaaaactttctgcagtggtgACATTCACAAGGTTCCCAGTTTCCTGCCCTGAGCAACCTGGGAAGATTTGTTCTTTGCATCCTAGCCACGAGTGCACCTTCAGAGAGAACATTCAGCCTGGGTGGGTGCGGAATAAAaacgctattttcgttgcagagcttcagtgtttatgtctgaacgcgggctcagtattggccagtaCTGAGCTgccgttcggacgtaaacactgaagctctgcaatgaaaataacatagcagtatgacaggggacagacgaatttgttgaataaagtcgttatttttgtttttgtttttgcgcacaaaaagtattctcgttgcttcataatataaaggttgaaccactgtagtcatgtccacggttttaacgatgtctttagtacctttctggacctcaaaaggtgcaatgacgttgctgccaatgtgtggatcagatacccttggatttcatcaaaaatatcttcatttgtgttctgaagacaaatgaaggtcttacatgagggtgagtacttaatgagtacttaatgacagaaatttcatttttgggtgaactaaccctttaaggttttcATACCATCAAAATCTCATACCGGCCTGTTCctaatgtgttcataatttcttatgacagcctggccaaaaattatgtgtgcacaatttggcatgtttcattgcattccacaaataaaacaattgactccaagcacaactacgcaATGTAAAGATGTGTTTTCCTTGGCCGGACATCACTTCTGGCCACTATTGTACACTGATTTTtgctgggggaaaaaacaaacaatctcCTTTCACTACTTTTTCATGAGATCAGTCTACATAAACAAAGCATGTATATTCCTGCTttacaaccactcagaacaccctgaaactgcaatgtgctaaaacagtTTGCATGTCAGACAGGTTTTCAAATGCTTACTCTGTTATTCTGCAATGTTGCCATGAATGCAAATATTAGATGACCCTAGTGGGTAACAGGCTTAATATTCATGATCTCTACCCTTTCCACAAACCATAAATAACATGACTCTACTGATAAAAAACTCATGTGAGCTTCATACTTCCCACAGTCCAGAACCAGTTCTTCAGCTCAAGGTAAGTCTAAGTAATGTGTAATTagaattacaattacaattcgAATTGTTACAATTACAATTcgaattacattttttgtatttttatcatCTGCTTGGACTAAAACAATATGTGCCCTTTTTAACCACTGTCCTGTTTTCTCTCCCAGAAATGAACTCAACAGTCAGGATTGTGGATAGTTATGAAGAAGCTCTTGCCAAAAACATTGTGATTGTTTGTCTTGGTTTTatcattaatttcattaacggAATGTTAgtagtgacttttttttctaatctAATGTTTTCAAGAGACTCCagatacattttatacattcaCCTGGTAATCAATGACATGCTCATGATATTTGTATCAATGACTTTATATGTTTTGTCCTATGCAACACCACTTGTTAATGTTTCGTGGTGTTGCATATTGGTGATTCTTGGTAAAGTCACTTTTAATATCACTCCTTTGAATCTGGCTGGTATGGCCATCGAACGGTTCATTGCGATCTGTAAACCACTGCATCACTCTCAGATTTGCACTCCACAACGAACCCACATCTTTATATGTTTGCTATGGGTTTTAGGAGCTATGCCTTCTCTAGTAGAtatcattattttacttttaaccCAGCCCATATCTTTCTTCAGATCATTTGTACCTTGCTACCCAATATATGTGTTCCCTTCTAAAGCCCACCAGGAACACACCACTGCTTCACAAGTCATCTATATGTCTTTGGTGTGGATAATTCTCATTTATACTTATTGCAgagtcctgttcactgccagaAAGGCAGTTTTAAAGGGTTCAGCAAATAAGGCTCGGAGTACTATTCTGTTACATGGTGTCCAGTTACTTCTTTGTATGCTTTCCTATGTCACCCCTTTTATGTACATAATTATTACTCCTGTTTTTCCTCAACACAGAGCTAATATCGGTTTCTCTATTTATCTGCTCACAAATATTATGCCTAGATTACTGAGTCCTTTGATTTATGGGGTTCGAGACCAGAAGTTTGTGAAACAAATGAAGGAATACTTTACATGTAAAGTTATTATTGTAAAGATTGTGCcatcataattatgattataGTCGAGATTGGAATTACTagtaatttacatttttcctGTTGCTCATAATATGTTTTGAAGAGTGTATACCTGGAgcagaaaacaaaatcatttcatTTACCTCAGAATTTGCGTTCATTTATTCCGTGTCACTTCCGGGGTCAGAGAAATTGGCTTAAGGTTTTGCTTGTCAAAATGGCATAACAATTAAGCTTGCTTATAGGCTTGTCATACTACCAGTTAAAATATCCAATATCAATctcataatgaaaaaaaattctgttaaataatatataattggcatatataatgtaataattggCATGTATAATTGTATAACGGCTATACCATTTTCTTTTAAACGTTAAGGAAGTTAGTTGTGGCCTAATACAGGCCTAATACATTTGCTTGTGTTGTCTTTCTGTCAAATAGGCTACATAACATTTTTTGTTGAGTGCAATGACTATACTTTAAAGTGTGTGACTTAAAAGTGCAAATAGGCCTACAATTTGAGGGCTCCTGTatatatgcattaaaaaaaaggggggaaaaaatctcATGTTGTCATGTTGCATGAAACAATATGTTTCTCTTTATCTGTTTATCTactgtttataataaatattaacagaTCAATTATTTGGAGCAGAGATCAAGAAAGTGTTGTGCTAAAATTGTATGAATTATCCTACACAAAGCATGCATGTATAAATCAAATGGATATCATTTATATCTGTAACATATACAACACTGTAATGGATGTTATTGTATTGAACCAGTCCATAAAGTAACTACAGACTCCATATCACTATTGGAGGCCTAATCATGAAAAGGCATCAgatgagtatatatatatatatatatatataaaattagcctataaaaattataacacttttgcttttaaaaccaagcaaatttacacaaataaacataaataaactgtttgtgaaattttccgaaataaacacacacacaagtatcGTCCTACTTAACATATAAATCATAAGAATATGACTAATACCAATATGAATAAACAGTGTAAGGTTATTAACAGTCCCCAACGTTTTGTTAATACAATAGAGTTAGTAAGTTGGTATGAGCCACCAgagtcatttaaaaatatacaaatatatttggGGCAGCAGCATGCATTTTGACTCGAAAATGTCATTCAAGTATCGTACAATATAATGTGACTATATATCAGCTTGTGAACGTGAGGCACAAGTTACAAGAACCCAGCCCATGAATGAATCACTTTTGAATGATTTGTACATCAATAACCTCATACATTCTGTCGCTATGTAACAGCTCATAGAGATAAGATGCTTTAACGTTAAATTGGCTGGGGTTTTTTGATGAAGTTTGAGTCCCATAACAAGTATGATTTTATTGCCATTTTTGTTGAACACACTTTTGCCATTACAAGTAATGAAATCCCTTATTTTATGTAAATCTTTGCAATAATACCAGCATCATGTCGTGCAAAGGTTTGATTGTAATGAACGTATTGCACAGGCTTTCGGAATTGACAAATCAGCTGCCGATCATGCACATCTGGCGTAAGGTCAGATTAATTTAACACGGTAACCAGATAAACCATAACACCGGTAAAAAGCCAGAATGCCATTGCTTGTGTGAACagcatatttgtgtatttaccaGTAAAGTCATCCTGGTAATTTTACGGTAATTTACTGGGATTGCTGTGTGAAAGGAGCTATTGTTTCTGATTAATTACAATGGCCAATCCATTATGGCAGAGAAAATTAATCATAAATGAAGGTTTTAATCGCAGGTTAGAATTATAATCCCTGATTTGTTCATCTGTGTTTAAAATTAAGTGGTGCACAactcaattttaaataaaacccaGATCGACAAATCTTGATTAGCTTGAAACTTTgcttaaagaccccctgtggtgaaaatcaagtttttaatgttaataataataatacatttattttatatagcgcctttaaaATTTGCTTTCtcaaagagaaaaacaacacactttaaatacaaaagacatgcaacaaaaaaatacaaaaataaaataaataatcaagtaAAAACAATCCTAAAATAGAAAGTTTTGAGAAGTGATTTTAAAGTCACTAATGTATTTGCTTCCCTGGCGTCAACCGGGAGAGAATTTCAAAGCTTAGGAGCATAAGAAGAAAATGCTCTATCA
This window harbors:
- the LOC127514883 gene encoding odorant receptor 131-2-like; the encoded protein is MNSTIWIVDSYEEALAKNIVIVCLALIINVINAMLVVTFFSNPMFSRDSRYILYIHLVINDMLMIFVSVTLYVLSYATPLVNASMCCILVVLGATTFMITPLNLAGMAIERFIAICKPLHHSQICTPQRTFIFLCLLWVLGAMPSLSDIIILFSIQPISSFRSLVLCYPFSLFPYKAHKDRTTASQVIYMSLVWIILIYTYCRVLFTARKAVSKGSANKARSTILLHGVQLLLCMLSYVAPVLDMIVTPFFPFHRTKITFFNYLITNIMPRLLSPLIYGVRDQKFVKQIKEYFTCKLIIVKIVPSKF
- the LOC127514609 gene encoding odorant receptor 131-2-like, producing MNSTVRIVDSYEEALAKNIVIVCLGFIINFINGMLVVTFFSNLMFSRDSRYILYIHLVINDMLMIFVSMTLYVLSYATPLVNVSWCCILVILGKVTFNITPLNLAGMAIERFIAICKPLHHSQICTPQRTHIFICLLWVLGAMPSLVDIIILLLTQPISFFRSFVPCYPIYVFPSKAHQEHTTASQVIYMSLVWIILIYTYCRVLFTARKAVLKGSANKARSTILLHGVQLLLCMLSYVTPFMYIIITPVFPQHRANIGFSIYLLTNIMPRLLSPLIYGVRDQKFVKQMKEYFTCKVIIVKIVPS